In the Arthrobacter sp. 31Y genome, one interval contains:
- a CDS encoding MbtH family protein has product MTNPFDDTSATFSVLVNEYQQHSLWPSFAQTPKGWVAMFGPDSREACLDYVSQTWTDMAPRRVAELAASQ; this is encoded by the coding sequence GTGACGAACCCGTTTGATGACACTTCAGCAACCTTCTCCGTCCTGGTGAACGAATACCAGCAACATTCACTGTGGCCCTCATTCGCGCAAACTCCCAAGGGGTGGGTTGCCATGTTCGGCCCGGACAGCCGCGAAGCCTGCTTGGATTATGTGTCGCAGACGTGGACAGACATGGCTCCCCGCAGGGTTGCCGAACTTGCCGCCAGCCAGTGA